The DNA window TACGGAGGCTCGTCGCCGGGCTGGCGAGCGGCTCGCCCGAGTACGGCAAACTCTCTCCGCAGTTCGCCGAAGTCGTCCGTCGAGACCTGCCCATGACGCACCCCCTGTTCAGCTCGATGGGGCAACTGCAGTCGGTCAATTTCCGCGGACGCGGTTCGATGGGCGACGACGTTTACGACCTGGTCTTTGCTAAGGGCGGGATGACCATGTCCGTGGTGCTCGACTCCGAAGGCAGGATGGCCGGCGGCCTTCTCCGACCAGCGCGCGCGCCGGAGCGTTAACGACCCGGCCTGGAGTCTCTAGCGAGGAAGTCCGCTTCCCGCCCGAAGCGGACAGCACCAAGCGACTGCTTTAGCTAGCCGATCGCCTGGCGGGCGTTCTCTGTAAGCTGCTTCATCAGTGCCATGTGCGGGAACGGGCCGTGGCTGATCCGCGCCACACCGGCTTCCGCCCAGACCTTTTTGTCCGGCGCGCCGGGGAAGGCTATGACGTTGAGCGGCAGCGGCACTTCGGCAACGATGCGCTCGATCTGCTTCGGATCCGACAGGCGCGGGACGAAGAAGCCGCTGGCGCCCGCATCGGCAAAAGCCTTGCCGCGCTCAATCGCCTGGTCGACCAGCGCATCGTCATAGTCGCGCGTCTTCAGGAACAGGTCGGTACGCGCGTTGATGAAGAAGTCGGCGCCGACAGCGCTGCGGATGGCGCCAATGCGCCGGACCTGGAGCTCGACCGGGTGCAGCCCCTCGCCGCCAATCACCTGGTCTTCGAAATTGCAGCCGACCGCGCCCGTTTCCTTCAGCCGCGCGGCATTGGCACCGCCTTGCTCCGGCTCATCCGAATAAGCGCCTTCGAAGTCGACCGTGACCGGCACCTCGACGGCTTCGATAATCCGCCGCGCATTGGCGAGTGCGAAGTCGATCGGGACCTGCTGCCCGTCGGGCCAGCCGTGCGCATCGGCGACGGGATGGCTGCCGGTCGCCAGCGCCTTGGCGCCCGCATCGACCACGGCGCGAGCGCTACCAACGTCCCAGATGTTGTAGAGGACCACCGGGTCGCCCGGCACGTGAAGCGCAGCGAAGGTTTCGAACTTGCTTGCCATGGTCACCCCAGCAGTCGGGCCAGCGCCTCTTCGACCTGGCCCATCGTATATGGTTTCTGCAGCCGTGGGACGGCCTCCCACTTTTCCGGCAGCTGCCAGTCCGCATAACCGCTCGTGAAAACGAACGGCACGTTTTTGGCGTCGAGGATGTCGCAAATGGCATAGCTGCGGTCGCCGCGGATCCGTACGTCCATCAGCGCCGCATCGAACTCTTCGCCTTCGGCAAGCTCCCGCGCCGCGGCCATGTTCGGGGCCGGCCCGATCACTTCGCAGCCGAGCTCTTCGAGGATGTCGACCGTGAACGGCGCGACCACGGGCGAATCCTCGACCACGAGGATGCGCTTGCCCTTCAGTGATGCCCCGCCTTCGTCGTGAGCCATCCTAATGGACGAACCTCGCGACCACATCGCGATAGGAACGCGACACCTTCACCTGCGCCCCTGAATCGAGGACCAGGAAGCATTCGCCATTGGTATGCGGCTTCACTTGGCGGACCAGGTCGAGATTGACGATGGTCGAGCGATGGACGCGCTGGAAGCGGCGCGGGTCCAGCCGCTTTTCAAGGTCCTTCATTGTTTCGCGGAGGATCAAGGTATTCTCGCCCGTCTGGATGCACATGTAATCGCCGGCGGCGTCGATCCGCTCGATCGTGTCGACGTCTACGCGGAAGATCTGCCCCTGGTCCTTGATGTTGATCATCTTCTCGTAGCGGTTGGCGGCGGGGGCGTTGTCGGGCGTGGCGTCAGCCAGTTCCTCCGCGGCTTCCGGCGCATGTTCTGCCAGCGCTTCCTTCAGGCGCTCCGCTTCTTCGGCGCTGCGCTTTTCCAGAAGCCGCTGGCGCACCCGGTCCATGGTCCCGGCGAGCCGGTCCTCGTCGACCGGCTTCATCAGATAATCGACTGCCTGCGCGTCGAAGGCGCGGAGCGCATGGTCGCCGTACGCGGTGACGAAGACGAACAAGGGCAGCTCGACGTCCATCAGCCCCTGGATGACCGAAAAGCCGTCGAAGCCCGGCATCTGGATGTCGAGGAATACCAGGTCGGGCTTGTGGGTCTTGATCTGGCGGATCGCCTCGCGCCCGTTCGCCGCGGTCGCAACGACTTCGATGTCGTCAAAGGCCTGCAGCCGCAGCTGCAAACCCTGGGTCGCCAGGGGCTCGTCATCGACCAGAATGGTCCGGATTGTCATTGAACATTGTCTCCGGTGTCGAAGGGAATCTCCAGCACAACGCTGAAACCCCCTCGGTCGTTCTTTTTCGTCTCGAAACGATGCGCGGGGCCATAGGCTTGCGCCAGCCGGTCGCGGATATTCGCCAGGCCGACGCCCGTCGAAGGACTCGCGGCGATCTCGGTCGCGCTGCCGTCGCCATTGTCGGCAACCTCGATCCTGACCGCCTGCCCTTCCCGCTTGGCGGTTAGCCAGATGTCGGCGCCGTTCTCGGCCGGCGTCACCGCATATTTGATCGCATTTTCGATCAGCGGCTGGAGCAGCAGCGACGGCAGCCGAGCGCCGATCGTCTCCGATTCGATCTTGAAATGCGGCCGCAGGCGGTCCTCGAAGCGCATCTTCTCGATCTCGAGATACAGCTTCAGCGTCTCCACCTCCTGCGCGAGGGTCACCTGCGCCGTCGGCTCGTTCGCCAGCGTGTAGCGGAGAAAGGACGACAGCCGCGCCAGCATCGCGTTCGCCCGCTCGGTCTGCTTGAGCAGCACCAAGGTCGAGATCGAATTGAGCGTGTTGAACAGGAAATGCGGGTTCAGCTGGTAGCGGAGCATCGCCAGCTGTGCGCTCGACGCCTGGCTCTCCAGCCGCTCGCGCTGGTCGATCTGCTCTTCCAGCAGAAGGAAGTAGTTGATGCCGTAGTAAAGCGCCGACCAGGCCGCGAGCAGCGCGAAGTCGAGCAGGATCGCGCCCAGATATTGAGCGCCTTCCGGCTTCACGTCGGGCTTCAGGAAGGTCGCATAGCTCCACGTCTCGATCACCGAAAAGGCGCTCGCCGCGAGCGCGACGGCGGCCAGCGACACCACAAGCGTCCACACCGGCCGCATCTTGATCAGCCGCCGGAACAGCGACGCCATCAGCAGCGTCAGGGAATAGCCGGTCATCGTCAGCAGCAAGGTGTGGACCAGCCACATCCAGCCCATGCTGTTGGCGAAGCCGTTGAGGATACGCAGCGAGAAATATCCGCTCCAGCCGATCGACTGGAGCACCCAGAAGGCGCGGTTCTTGTCGTCGAAGAAGGGCCGGTCGAGACCCATGCCGCGCGCGATCGGGTCGGCCGGCGACTGGATCTTGGGTGCCGGGGCCGTCCGCCGCGGCGCATTCACACGGTCGATCGTCGCGCTGTCGGTCGCCATCAGCGCTAGCCTATAGAGCCGCTTTCGCGCCTTTGCGAGGCGCCCCGGCGCGCCAGCAATGCGAAACGGCCTTAACTCCGCTTCAACTCTCTTTGGCTAAGCCGATCCCGCAAGTTGAACGGCGGGCGGATGTACGAAGCTCCTGACAGGTATAAGCGCTTGGTTTCGGCCCGCCTTCCCGGCGGCGAATCGGCTGGGCTGACCGCCGCCGCGGAGGGCGAAAGCTCGCCGCTCCGCGACGTGCAGCTGATTTCCCGGGCCCATCTTGCGACCTTCTTCGCCGCGGCCAACATCGTCGCCGCCCTGATCATGACCGGCAGCCTGTGGGGCTCCGTGCCGACGCCTTGGCTGATGGGCTGGGCCGGCGCGGTCGCGATCGTCAACATCGGCGCCATGCAGCTGGCTCGAACCCAGGCCATCACCTGCGTCGGCCGCTCGGGCAAGAGGGTGCCGCTGTGGACGATGGTCGGCGACGTCGCCGCCCGCGCCGCCGTCTGGCTGAGCCTGCCGCTCTACGTCTTCGCGACCCTCCAGCCTGAAACGCAGATCATCGCCGCGTCGGTGATGGCCGGTCTCGGCGTCGGCGCTTTGGGCCTGGTCGTCATCCCCGCCTGCGCCACTGCCTGGATGACCGCCTTTACCGCGGGCGTTGCCGGAGCGCTGTTGCTCGGCCGCCACTCGCTTCCCTTCCCGCACATGGTCTCAATCGTCTTCACGCTCGGCGTGTCGATCTTCGGCGTCCTCACCGTCGCTCGCTGGGCCTTCCACCAGCTCAAGACCAATGCCGACGTCGGCAGCCAGAGCGAGAGCGCCAGCCTCCTCCTCCAGGAATATGAGCAGCGCGGCGTCGGCTGGCTGTGGCAGGTCGATGGCGAGAACCGCGTCACCTACATCAGCTCGCGGATGAGCGCGGTGCTTGGCCGCCCCGCCAACCAGCTCCTCGGCCATTCGCTTCCGGCCCTGCTCGGCGGCAATGCCGAGCTTGGGCGCGTTCTTCTCGCCAAGCAGCCGTTCAACGCGCTCGAAATGGAGCTCAGCACGCCGCGAGGACCGCGCTGGATTTCGATGGCGGGCGACCCGATCGTCGATACTGCAGGCCGCTTCGAAGGCTTCCGCGGCGTCGGCTCCGACATCACCGACATCCGGCAAACGCAGGAGCGCCTCACTCACCTCGCCAATGTCGACGTGCTGTCCGGCCTGCCTAACCGCGGCCGCGTCCGCCAGCTGCTCGGCGAAGCGCTGCGCTCGGCGACCACCGGCAATGTCCCCTGCGCGATCATGTTCCTCGACCTCGACGGCTTCAAGCCGGTCAACGACACCTTCGGCCACCCGAAGGGCGATGCCGTGCTTCGCGCCGTGGCCAAGCGCCTGGTCGACGAAGTCGGCGCCGACGGCACCGTCGGCCGCATGGGCGGCGACGAATTCGCGATCGTCATCGCCGACGCCCAGAGCCGCCGCAAGGTCGAGAAGCTCGCCGACCGCATCATCGCGGCGATCAAGGAACCCTATCTCATCGACCAGACCGAGATCCGGATCGGCGTGTCGGTCGGCTGCGCCTTCGGCCCGATCGACGGCGCCACCGTCGACGACCTCATCCTCAAGGCCGACCTTGCGCTCTACCAAGCCAAGGACGCCGGCCGCGGCTGCGCGCGCTATTTCTCGTCGGAGCTGCAGTCGGAACAGGAGGACCGCGTCCGCCTGGAATCCGACCTGCGCAGCGCCATCGCGTCGAAGCAGTTCCACCTCGTGTTCCAGCCGCTGATCAACGCCAAGTCGCAGCGGCTGATCGGCTTCGAAGCGTTGATCCGCTGGAACCACCCGAAGCGCGGGCTGGTGCCGCCGAACGTCTTCATCCCCGTCGCCGAGGAAACCGGCCTGATGCCGGCAATCGGCGAATGGGTGATCGAGGAAGCGTGCCGCGCCGCTGCAAGCTGGCCGGAGCCGATCACCGTCGCGCTGAACATCAGCCCGAAACAGATCATCATGCCGGCGCTGCCGAACATCGTCAGCTCTGCGCTCAGCCGTTACAAGCTGGCCGGCAACCGCATCGAACTGGAAGTCACCGAAGGCGTGTTCCTGGGCGACAATGGTTCGACCCTCGACGTCCTGAAGCGCCTGCGCCAGCTCGGCGTCGGCATCGCGCTCGACGATTTCGGCACCGGCTATTCGTCGATCGGCTATTTGAACAAGGCCGTCTTCCACAAGCTGAAGATCGACGGCAGCTTCGTCCGCGAAGCCGGCACCCGGCCGGAAAACGTCGCGATCATCCAGTCGATCGTCCAGCTGGCGAAGAGCTTCCGGATGTCGGTGACCGCCGAAGGCGTCGAGACCGCCGAGGATTTCGAGCGGATGCGCGATCTCGGCTGCGACATCATCCAGGGCTATCTGTTCGGCAAGCCGCTTGCCTACGACCGCGCCAA is part of the Sphingomicrobium sp. genome and encodes:
- a CDS encoding histidine kinase, whose translation is MGLDRPFFDDKNRAFWVLQSIGWSGYFSLRILNGFANSMGWMWLVHTLLLTMTGYSLTLLMASLFRRLIKMRPVWTLVVSLAAVALAASAFSVIETWSYATFLKPDVKPEGAQYLGAILLDFALLAAWSALYYGINYFLLLEEQIDQRERLESQASSAQLAMLRYQLNPHFLFNTLNSISTLVLLKQTERANAMLARLSSFLRYTLANEPTAQVTLAQEVETLKLYLEIEKMRFEDRLRPHFKIESETIGARLPSLLLQPLIENAIKYAVTPAENGADIWLTAKREGQAVRIEVADNGDGSATEIAASPSTGVGLANIRDRLAQAYGPAHRFETKKNDRGGFSVVLEIPFDTGDNVQ
- a CDS encoding response regulator; translated protein: MAHDEGGASLKGKRILVVEDSPVVAPFTVDILEELGCEVIGPAPNMAAARELAEGEEFDAALMDVRIRGDRSYAICDILDAKNVPFVFTSGYADWQLPEKWEAVPRLQKPYTMGQVEEALARLLG
- a CDS encoding LytTR family DNA-binding domain-containing protein is translated as MTIRTILVDDEPLATQGLQLRLQAFDDIEVVATAANGREAIRQIKTHKPDLVFLDIQMPGFDGFSVIQGLMDVELPLFVFVTAYGDHALRAFDAQAVDYLMKPVDEDRLAGTMDRVRQRLLEKRSAEEAERLKEALAEHAPEAAEELADATPDNAPAANRYEKMINIKDQGQIFRVDVDTIERIDAAGDYMCIQTGENTLILRETMKDLEKRLDPRRFQRVHRSTIVNLDLVRQVKPHTNGECFLVLDSGAQVKVSRSYRDVVARFVH
- a CDS encoding isocitrate lyase/phosphoenolpyruvate mutase family protein encodes the protein MASKFETFAALHVPGDPVVLYNIWDVGSARAVVDAGAKALATGSHPVADAHGWPDGQQVPIDFALANARRIIEAVEVPVTVDFEGAYSDEPEQGGANAARLKETGAVGCNFEDQVIGGEGLHPVELQVRRIGAIRSAVGADFFINARTDLFLKTRDYDDALVDQAIERGKAFADAGASGFFVPRLSDPKQIERIVAEVPLPLNVIAFPGAPDKKVWAEAGVARISHGPFPHMALMKQLTENARQAIG
- a CDS encoding EAL domain-containing protein produces the protein MYEAPDRYKRLVSARLPGGESAGLTAAAEGESSPLRDVQLISRAHLATFFAAANIVAALIMTGSLWGSVPTPWLMGWAGAVAIVNIGAMQLARTQAITCVGRSGKRVPLWTMVGDVAARAAVWLSLPLYVFATLQPETQIIAASVMAGLGVGALGLVVIPACATAWMTAFTAGVAGALLLGRHSLPFPHMVSIVFTLGVSIFGVLTVARWAFHQLKTNADVGSQSESASLLLQEYEQRGVGWLWQVDGENRVTYISSRMSAVLGRPANQLLGHSLPALLGGNAELGRVLLAKQPFNALEMELSTPRGPRWISMAGDPIVDTAGRFEGFRGVGSDITDIRQTQERLTHLANVDVLSGLPNRGRVRQLLGEALRSATTGNVPCAIMFLDLDGFKPVNDTFGHPKGDAVLRAVAKRLVDEVGADGTVGRMGGDEFAIVIADAQSRRKVEKLADRIIAAIKEPYLIDQTEIRIGVSVGCAFGPIDGATVDDLILKADLALYQAKDAGRGCARYFSSELQSEQEDRVRLESDLRSAIASKQFHLVFQPLINAKSQRLIGFEALIRWNHPKRGLVPPNVFIPVAEETGLMPAIGEWVIEEACRAAASWPEPITVALNISPKQIIMPALPNIVSSALSRYKLAGNRIELEVTEGVFLGDNGSTLDVLKRLRQLGVGIALDDFGTGYSSIGYLNKAVFHKLKIDGSFVREAGTRPENVAIIQSIVQLAKSFRMSVTAEGVETAEDFERMRDLGCDIIQGYLFGKPLAYDRANQMVLGLGARKMAS